CTAACCAATCATACATTTCAACATATCTACATTATATAGATCATAGACTGGTAGAGCTGTTATTTTCACGGGGTATTTAGTCGAACCACTCCCTAACTATTTATAGTAATCATCCAGTAATTTATACATTTGTTTGTTATACAATCAACTTGCCTCATGACCAGTAGCATAGCTCAATTCCTAAAAAAAAACAAGGCCCGCCTTTTAGATACTTGGACGCAGAAACAGTTAGCCAGTGATACCCTTCGGGATGATTTGATGACGAATGACGAACTTCGTCTGCAATCTGACGAATTGGTTAATCTGCTGGTAAAGACCGTAAACGACGACAATATAAACCAAATCGAGTCGTCCAGCTTCGACGAGTTATTCGAGCTATTGTCGGGTATTTCTATGTCGAGAGCGCGGCAGGGCTTCTCCCCGCGCGAAACCGGCCTTTATATTTTCAGCCTGAAAGAAGCCATTTTTGAGTTGCTCCAACAGGAGTTAAGCAGCGATCCCGTTCTACTCTTTCAAACCGTTCTGAAATTCAATCGCCTGCTGGATAGTTTTGGCGTCGTTACGTTCGAAACGTTTATTAAAGGCCGTGAGGAAGTTATTTTCCGACAAACCGAAGAGATCAGCGATATCTCAACGCCAGTTATTCAGGTATGGGATGGTATTCTTGCCCTGCCGATCATAGGTACGCTAGACAGTGCCCGAACACAGGTTGTGATGGAGAGCCTCCTCCAAAAAATTGTCGATACGGGTAGTAGTATTGCTATTCTGGATATATCCGGCGTACCGGCCGTCGACTCACTGGTAGCGCAACACCTGATCAAAACTGTCAGTGCTACCCGATTGATGGGTGCCGACTGTATTATCAGCGGTATTCGGCCAGAAATTGCCCAGACGGTCGTTCACCTGGGCATCGACCTGTCAAATATCATTACTAAAGCCTCGCTGGCCAGTGCCCTCAAACACGCATTCAGTATGAATAAACTGACAGTGAAACGAGTAGAGTCCGAAAAGAAAGTCCTATAGCGTCGTTACCAGATGGATAAAATACCAATTCTGCGAATGGGCCCCTTTCTGCTGGTCACCATTCAGGTTGATTTATACGATCGGTTAGCCTTGAATCTGGAAACTGATCTGGTGAATATGGTTCATAAAACCGGCGCTCGTGGAGTACTGATCGATATTTCGGCAGTCTCAATCGTCGATTCATTTATGGGTCGTATCCTGGGCAATATTGCCAGCATGACCCGAGTCCTTGATGCCGAAACGGTGGTTGTAGGTATGCAGCCTGCGGTTGCCATTACCTTAATTGAACTGGGCTTATCGTTAAGTGGTGTGTATACGGCCCTTGATGTAGAGCGTGGTATGGCTCTTCTGCAAACAAAACTCGGCTCCGACGATGAACTGATTGACGACGATGCTGATAACCCTGAATAAAGACAGCATCGCTATCACGCGGGAGCAGGATGTGGTGCCTCTCCGTAACCGCGTCAAAGAGGTAGCCGTGAAAATTGGGATGGGCGTTGTTAATCAAACCAAGCTCATTACGGCCGCCAGTGAACTGGTCCGCAACATGCTCCGTTACGCGGGTACAGGTAATGTATTGATTGAAGTGGTAAGCCGTGGACGCGACACGGGGGTTCGCTTGACATTTTCCGACAAAGGGCCGGGCATTGTCGACATCGGTCTGGCTATGCAGGATGGCTACTCGACCGGAAAGAGCCTGGGTTTAGGATTACCAGGCACCAAGCGGCTGGTCAATGAATTCTCAATCCAAAGCACTGTGGGACAGGGAACGACAGTAACTATTTTAAAATGGAAGAATGGATAACTCCCCCCATGTACGCTTTCAGGCGCTTGATCGAAGTTATTTATCAAGCATCAAAAAAGGCATCTATCAACTCGCCACGCTGGTAGGGTTTACTACGCAACGGCTGAACGAAATTGATTTGATTATAGCCGAGCTAACTTCCAACCTCATCAAGCACGCAGGAGGAGGTGAGTTGCTGGTCCGGCACTTTCAACTTGCCAGCAATGCGGGGCTGGAAATCATCAGCCTGGATAATGGCCCAGGGATGGCCGATCCGGCCCGGATGATGCAGGATGGCATATCGACCACCAATACGTTGGGGCATGGCCTGGGGTCGATAAAACGCCTGGCAGATCAGTCGCAGCTTTATTCGATTAAAGGGTGGGGAACCATTTTATTAGTCAGGATTTTCAAAAACCCATTGACTGCGCAGGCAAAGGCATCGGGATTCGAGTTTCGCTCCTTAATAGTTGCCAAACCGGGCGAAACGATGTGTGGTGATGGCATTTACGTTAAGAAGACCGACGGTTACATCAAACTCTTTGTAGGAGATGGGCTGGGGCATGGTCCAGAAGCGTATACGGCTGTTCAGGCCGCTATCAATGCGTTTCGGGTTTGTGTCGATCAGCGCCCGGCAGACATTATCCGGTTTTTACACCGCTCCGTACATAAAACGCGCGGTTTGGTCGGTTCCATTGTTGTGTATGATGTTCAGAATCATCGGTGGAACTGGTGTGGCGTTGGCAATATTTCGACTCGGCTGAGTGGAGCCATCACCAATAAAAACCTGTTGTCGTATAATGGTATTATTGGCATGAATCTTCCCTCAGCCATGAATGACCACTTTTTACCGCTCGAACCGGGCCAGTTACTGATTATGTGTTCCGACGGGATTCAATCCCGTTGGGATGCCAATAAATATCCTTTAATTCATCGCTACGACCTAACGGTTCTGGCCGCAGCTCTATATAAAGATTACGCCCGACAAACCGATGATGTGTCGCTGTTTATCGGGCGTATGCAGGCTACCTATGGAGGAATTAGCTAAAGTACTGCTTAGCAATGAAATGGACCTGATTCTGGCCCATAAACGCGCTATGAAATTAGCCGAGCTGGCCGGATTGTCGCTGGCTGCTCAAACGACTTTCGCTACCGCCGTATCAGAAGTGGCCCGCTATAGCCTGGAACATGGCACCGAGCCCATTCTGATGCTAGGAGCAACCCATTATCAGCGTAATCAGGCACTGGTTGCAGTTATTGAAGATAAAACCCTTACTGTAGCCAATCCGCTTCATCAGGGATTGCAGTATGCACAGCGCCTGGTTGAAAAACTGGAAATTAGCACCACCGGACGCGAAAGTAAGATTACGTTATATTTCAACTTGCCCATCAGTCGCCGGATCAGCGCTGAGCGAATTCAGGATTGGCGTGCTCAGTTCATGGCCGATCAGCCATTGTCTGCTTATGATGAAATAAAGCGAAAAAATGATCAGTTACAGGAACTGTCACAACGGCTGAAAGCCAGCGAGCAGCACTATAAACAGGTAACCAACTCGCTGCCGCTGATGATTTTTACCGCCAATCAGATGGGACAGCTACTGTATGCCAATGAGTGGGTAACCGAATTTACGGGCCGATCCATTCAAAGTCTTAATCAAAGTAAATGGTCGGACATTATTCACCCGAACGATTACCTTCCTTTCTGGAAACTATGGACCGAACAGGCAGGCCAGCATCAGCCTTTTCAGTATGAGTTCCGGCTAAAAGAAAAAGCGACGCAGGATTATTTGTGGCATTTATTCTCGGCCCAGCCCGTCGCAAATGACCTCGGCAAAGTAAATGCCTGGACAGGGTTTGTCGTCAATATTGATGCACAAAAGATTGTTGGACAAACCCTCCAGGAAAAAGAAGAGCTAAGCCGCGCCAAAGAAGAGCTGGAACAATCGCAGCGTAAACTGGAAACAACTATTAAAGAACTCAACCTGAGTAATGCCAAGCTCAGTCAGTTTGCCTACATTGCCAGTCACGATTTACAGGAGCCTTTACGAAAAATACAGCAGTTTGGCGATCTGGTCAAAACCCGCAGTACAACCCTGTCGAGCGAAGATTTGCTGTACCTGGACCGTATGCAGTCGGCCGCAGCCCGTATGTCGGTTCTAATCAAAGACCTCCTCACCTACTCGCGTCTGTCTACTCGGCAGGAAGAACCCGTCGAAATTCCTCTGACGCAGGTGATCAACACAGCCCTGGACAATTTATCAGTGAGCGTTGAGGAGTCGATGGCTGAAATTACGGTTGAAGACCTACCCATAATTTCAGCCGATGTTGCCCAGCTTACTCAGTTATTCCAGAACCTATTAAGCAACTCACTGAAGTTCAGACAAAAAAATACTACACCGAAGATTCGAGTGTTTTCTCATACCGTTCCGTCTACAGAGTTGCCCGGCTCGATTAAACCAGTTCGGCTGTCGGCTGTGTATACCTGCATCAGTGTAGCCGACAACGGCATCGGCTTCGATGAAAAGTACCTGGACCGCATTTTTCAGGTGTTTCAACGGCTGCATGGAAAGAATGAATTTGCTGGAACGGGTGTGGGCCTTGCCATTTGTGAGAAGGTGGCTCAAAACCACGGTGGGGCCATTACGGCCATCAGCCAACCGGGTCACGGGGCTATATTTCAGCTCTATCTGCCTCTGGCGTAACTCCCTCACCGTTGCAGCGATGGCAGCGTGGCCAATTGCAGCAGCGTATTCGCCTGCTTATTTAACGCCCTGATCGTCCGCGTATGATCTGCAAGTTTGGTATAGTACTCGTTATGATTAGCGGAATCTGGTTGATGGTACTGATCTATATCGGTGACTAACCTTTCCAGTTCTTGTTGCATCGTATTCACCAGCGAGATTAACGGACCAATCGGGCATTGACCTGCGTATAGTTTACCATGTTCAGGCGGTTTCTGTTGGGCACTATGAGCATTCAGGTACTTAACCAGTCGATTATAATTTGAATGAAAATCGGCAGTAACCAGTAGCCAGTTCATCAACACACGCTTATAGCTCCCTCCATGTGCAGGAAGGCCATCTGGTGAAGATTCATCTTCCACGCAAATTTTTGTTTAACATTAAAAGGATTCAAAGCCTTCAAAGTTAAACAAAAGCCGATCTCACCGTGCTTTGGCGCATTTATTTTACTGCATAGCTAAATTAATCCCACTCTATACATAGGCTCATAGGCAAGCCTGAGTGCAGATTCTCACCCAATAAAGCAAGAAAAATAGTGTTGAAAATATTAATATTTTGTTTATTTAAATAACTATTCGACTATTTATAATCCATGTATATACACCGTTTAATAGATTCATTAAGTTTACAGCCTGTTTTTCAGACCTATATACTCCATAATGAAATATTTAATTAAATTTGAAGAATAATTCTAAACTACTTGTTACTCTTACACCATGAAAGTTCACTTAAGTGACGAAGAAATGATTCGCCACTACCTGCCCCAGCAGCCTAACCAATGTTTTGAAGCTCTTTACAACCGGTATGTAGGAAAGGTCTATCAGCAATGCCTATCGATGACCAACGACTCTGAGCAGGCTCAGGATTTCACACAAGACATCTTTCTGAAGGCATTTCATAAGCTAGATGCTTTTCAACAGCGCTCAAGTTTTTCTACCTGGCTTTACTCCATTGCCTACAATTACTGTGCCGACCAGCTTCGACTAGCCCGGCGTATACCTACCACGGATTTAACGATCCATCTACAGGAAACCCAGGCCGATTATGGTGATACTCAACTTCATGAAGAGACCTTACAACTCATGCGGGTTGCGATGGATCGGCTGACCGACAGTGAACGAAAGTTTTTACGCCTGAAATATGAAGATGGAATGAGTATCGATGATATTGCTCAGTTGTATAAGCTCAAGCCAAGTGCCGTTAAGATGCGGCTGAAACGTAGCCGTGAGCGTATACAAGCCATCTGTGCCTCGCAATTGAGCCTTTATTAATTGCCATTTACAAAAAAGCACCAAAGCCCGGCATTACCGGGCTTTGGTGCTTTTTTGTTCATCTAGGTTTATTGCATAGCAATAACCCGATTACTTTGCAGAACTGGTTTCGTTGACAAATTCACCTGTTTGCGGATACTGCCTTCGCTGGATTTTATCTCCAGTTCGTAATCGCCGTCGGTCAGTTCGTCTACGTTCAGTTTCATCGCATACTTCTCTTCCTTCTTGCCAATGTTTTGCTCAAAAACAACCTGGTTGTTCTTGTTTTTCAATAAAACAACGACTGGAATAGGTGCTGATTTCTGAACAGCCACCCGAATTTCATGATTGGCCGTAACATAGGCACTTGCATCGAAAGAAAGGCCTTTAGGGGTAGTAGGGTTCATTAACGCCGAAGCACTTACTAAGATTGACGCTGCGACTTTGCTCATTAGTGTTAACATGGTAGTATTTGTGTTGTGTGTTTTGAATGTGTTGTTTACTGTGTTGCCTATATGAATCCAAAGGTTGTGCCAATTTAATTAACCATCTAAAAATCAGACTATTATCCGTCGTCCCATTTTTGGATAGTGTCCATAACTGGACAGGCCTCGTTCACTTGTGGACAAAAGTAGTGGGTTGCCCTGTCCGGCTAAAAGCAAAACTTGACGAAGCGTCGGAATGGGTCAATAGGTTGTCGAAAATAGCCGATAAACGGAGAAGGCCCATTCGGATCAGCGGCCTTGTTCAGGGCTCGATTACTTACCAAAATCAGCCAATCATCTGATTGCTATCATAAGTGCTGTGGCAGAATAGCCGTTGTTTTACACGGTCATTTAACACGCAGGCGCTTTGCCCGACTGGTTCGCAGCGCATGCCAGCCTCTACTTCACTTATGAAAACGATTGTTCTTGCTACTGATTTTTCGGCGAATGCCAATCGGGTTGCTCAGTTTGCGGCCCAACTGGCAAATGAGCAAAAAGCCCGCCTTGTTCTTTTTCATGCCCTTCACCTCTGGCCCGATAATCCGGCTAAAGAAGGCGACTTCCCCTTGTCGGTAAAAGCCATGCAGGCCAATAGTGAAAAGGCCTTAAACCATCTTGCCCAACAACTTGAAACGGATTTTGGCCTTACCATCCCGGTTGAGTGTGTTGCTCAGGAAGGGCATACTATGAACGCCATCCGGCAGTTTACCAAAGCCCAACGGGCTGATCTGCTCGTCATGTCGACGGTAGGTACGGCTCCGCAAAGTGCGCAGCTAATGGGCAGTATTGCCACCAATATGGTTGCCGAAACCGAAGTCCCGTTACTGTTGGTTCCACCAGGGACAGCCTATGCTGGACTGAAAAACATCGTATTAGGTATTGACCTTGCGGTACCACCGAATGCGATTGCGCTGGAAACCGCCCTCACATTTGCCCGGGAGTTTGGCAGCGTCATCAACGTTCTCTGCATCAGCGAAACCCCGGCAGATCCTCAGGTGAAAGAGGGAGCCGAGCTCATTCGTCGACTGCTTAGTCAGCAACCGCATACATTGAGTATTGTCGAAGGGCAGGAAGTATACACAACCCTGCTTGACTTTTCGCACACCAACAAAGCGGATCTGATCATGATGCTTCCCCAAAGCCGAAGCTGGTTATGGCAGTTATTTTCGGAAGGCGAGACCCAACGCATGGCCCGCCTGACGGATTTGCCCTTACTGGCTATTGTTTAAATCGAACTCCGTTTCGCCACACGATGAAAATTGCCTTTTTTAGCTACCAGCCGTTTGAACAGCCGTTTCTGGAATCGGCCAATCGGGCTACGCAACATCAACTGACGTTTATTCCTCAGGCGCTTTCTCCAGAAACGGCAATACTGGCGGCTGGTCACGACGCGATCTGTGTGTTTGTCCATGATCAGCTTAATGCGCCTACGCTTCAGCGCCTGGCCGATCTTGGTATCAAATTGGTGGCTTTACGCTGTACAGGATATAACCAGCTCGATGTAGAAATGGCCCAGCAACTAGGCATTCGGGTTTTACGAGTCCCAACTTACTCGCCCCACTCGGTAGCCGAACATACGGTAGCACTGCTAATGGCGCTGAATCGAAAAATACATCTGGCTTACCAGCGTACCCGAAAAAATAACTTCACACTCGATGGCCTGCTGGGCTTTGATCTCTACGGAAAGCGGGTTGGCATTGTGGGTACTGGAAAGATCGGGGTCGCCTTTGCCCGAATTATGCTTGGTTTTGGTTGCCATGTGATTGCCTACGACAAGGTAAGGTCGGCGGTATTGCAACAGTTGGGTGTCGAATACCGGACACTGCCTGAGCTACTATCGGCATCCGATATTATCTCGTTACATTGCCCACTTACTCCCGAAACGCATCATCTGATCAACAGCGATTCACTGAAGCTGATGAAAACGGGGGTTTACCTGCTCAATACCAGTCGGGGTGGCCTGATAGATACCTCAGCTGTGCTACATGCTCTGCAATCGGGCCGACTGGGAGCTTTGGGCATAGATGTATACGAACTTGAAGATGACTTCTTCTTTGCCGATTGGTCGGAGAAACTCTTACCGGATTCAGCACTCAATACGCTGACCCATTTGCCGAATGTAGTGGTAACTTCTCATCAGGGCTTCTTAACCGAAGAAGCGCTTTCACAGATCGCTCAGGTAACCCTCAACAATCTCACTCATCCAGAGCAAGCGCACCCAGCAAACAGTTGCGTTGTAGTTGGTTAATTAAACTAGTATAAGAGTGTAGAAACCAGTTCGGGCTTCCTGAACTGGTTTTTTATGCTGAAACGACAATGGCGCTACAGGTAGGGCTGTTAAGTACTCTGGTTGGTTCTAATTTTAACCAACTTTTGTTTGGCCTCTTCCCCCCGCTCCCCCTTCAGGGGGCCGGGGGGTGAAACGCGGAACTTAAAAGCCCTGCCGCTACCGACCCTGTAGGCTGTAGCGGGATTATCAGGACGAAACTAGCTGTCTTTATAAGGCAGGCTGAGCGGCCAGGTACTGCCGTATGTCGTTTTTGAAGGCACGAAAATCAGTATGGAAGCTATCCATTTCTTCGCGTAAATACTGGTGGTTCAGACGGGTATCTTTATCCAGCACCTGATCGAACCGCACCCCCAAAGCGACCTGTTCATTCACTTCCTGAATCTCATTCAGCAACCGCTTGATCAAGCGTCGAAAATGGTGAAGCTGGCTAATTTCTGTTCGCCAGGTTTCGACAGGCATCAACGTTGGGTCTATTGTTTCATCTAAGGTTCCCAGCAGATCTTCCCAAAAGTTCACCTCCTGAAGAGCCAGTTCCAGTTCGCTGCGCCAGATCCGATGCAGCAGATGCACATCCGTGAGCTGACGATATTTGTCGGTTTTCATACGTATATTAGTCTAGGTAAGTGGCAAATGGTATTTTATCAAATTTCGATGGCTGGTCTCGTAACGGGGCATCGTAAAGGGCAAGGAAGGGAACCGTAGGCTGAA
This window of the Spirosoma aerolatum genome carries:
- a CDS encoding STAS domain-containing protein, which translates into the protein MTSSIAQFLKKNKARLLDTWTQKQLASDTLRDDLMTNDELRLQSDELVNLLVKTVNDDNINQIESSSFDELFELLSGISMSRARQGFSPRETGLYIFSLKEAIFELLQQELSSDPVLLFQTVLKFNRLLDSFGVVTFETFIKGREEVIFRQTEEISDISTPVIQVWDGILALPIIGTLDSARTQVVMESLLQKIVDTGSSIAILDISGVPAVDSLVAQHLIKTVSATRLMGADCIISGIRPEIAQTVVHLGIDLSNIITKASLASALKHAFSMNKLTVKRVESEKKVL
- a CDS encoding STAS domain-containing protein, encoding MDKIPILRMGPFLLVTIQVDLYDRLALNLETDLVNMVHKTGARGVLIDISAVSIVDSFMGRILGNIASMTRVLDAETVVVGMQPAVAITLIELGLSLSGVYTALDVERGMALLQTKLGSDDELIDDDADNPE
- a CDS encoding anti-sigma regulatory factor codes for the protein MLITLNKDSIAITREQDVVPLRNRVKEVAVKIGMGVVNQTKLITAASELVRNMLRYAGTGNVLIEVVSRGRDTGVRLTFSDKGPGIVDIGLAMQDGYSTGKSLGLGLPGTKRLVNEFSIQSTVGQGTTVTILKWKNG
- a CDS encoding ATP-binding SpoIIE family protein phosphatase produces the protein MDNSPHVRFQALDRSYLSSIKKGIYQLATLVGFTTQRLNEIDLIIAELTSNLIKHAGGGELLVRHFQLASNAGLEIISLDNGPGMADPARMMQDGISTTNTLGHGLGSIKRLADQSQLYSIKGWGTILLVRIFKNPLTAQAKASGFEFRSLIVAKPGETMCGDGIYVKKTDGYIKLFVGDGLGHGPEAYTAVQAAINAFRVCVDQRPADIIRFLHRSVHKTRGLVGSIVVYDVQNHRWNWCGVGNISTRLSGAITNKNLLSYNGIIGMNLPSAMNDHFLPLEPGQLLIMCSDGIQSRWDANKYPLIHRYDLTVLAAALYKDYARQTDDVSLFIGRMQATYGGIS
- a CDS encoding sensor histidine kinase; this translates as MEELAKVLLSNEMDLILAHKRAMKLAELAGLSLAAQTTFATAVSEVARYSLEHGTEPILMLGATHYQRNQALVAVIEDKTLTVANPLHQGLQYAQRLVEKLEISTTGRESKITLYFNLPISRRISAERIQDWRAQFMADQPLSAYDEIKRKNDQLQELSQRLKASEQHYKQVTNSLPLMIFTANQMGQLLYANEWVTEFTGRSIQSLNQSKWSDIIHPNDYLPFWKLWTEQAGQHQPFQYEFRLKEKATQDYLWHLFSAQPVANDLGKVNAWTGFVVNIDAQKIVGQTLQEKEELSRAKEELEQSQRKLETTIKELNLSNAKLSQFAYIASHDLQEPLRKIQQFGDLVKTRSTTLSSEDLLYLDRMQSAAARMSVLIKDLLTYSRLSTRQEEPVEIPLTQVINTALDNLSVSVEESMAEITVEDLPIISADVAQLTQLFQNLLSNSLKFRQKNTTPKIRVFSHTVPSTELPGSIKPVRLSAVYTCISVADNGIGFDEKYLDRIFQVFQRLHGKNEFAGTGVGLAICEKVAQNHGGAITAISQPGHGAIFQLYLPLA
- a CDS encoding RNA polymerase sigma factor; translated protein: MKVHLSDEEMIRHYLPQQPNQCFEALYNRYVGKVYQQCLSMTNDSEQAQDFTQDIFLKAFHKLDAFQQRSSFSTWLYSIAYNYCADQLRLARRIPTTDLTIHLQETQADYGDTQLHEETLQLMRVAMDRLTDSERKFLRLKYEDGMSIDDIAQLYKLKPSAVKMRLKRSRERIQAICASQLSLY
- a CDS encoding universal stress protein, which produces MKTIVLATDFSANANRVAQFAAQLANEQKARLVLFHALHLWPDNPAKEGDFPLSVKAMQANSEKALNHLAQQLETDFGLTIPVECVAQEGHTMNAIRQFTKAQRADLLVMSTVGTAPQSAQLMGSIATNMVAETEVPLLLVPPGTAYAGLKNIVLGIDLAVPPNAIALETALTFAREFGSVINVLCISETPADPQVKEGAELIRRLLSQQPHTLSIVEGQEVYTTLLDFSHTNKADLIMMLPQSRSWLWQLFSEGETQRMARLTDLPLLAIV
- a CDS encoding 2-hydroxyacid dehydrogenase, which translates into the protein MKIAFFSYQPFEQPFLESANRATQHQLTFIPQALSPETAILAAGHDAICVFVHDQLNAPTLQRLADLGIKLVALRCTGYNQLDVEMAQQLGIRVLRVPTYSPHSVAEHTVALLMALNRKIHLAYQRTRKNNFTLDGLLGFDLYGKRVGIVGTGKIGVAFARIMLGFGCHVIAYDKVRSAVLQQLGVEYRTLPELLSASDIISLHCPLTPETHHLINSDSLKLMKTGVYLLNTSRGGLIDTSAVLHALQSGRLGALGIDVYELEDDFFFADWSEKLLPDSALNTLTHLPNVVVTSHQGFLTEEALSQIAQVTLNNLTHPEQAHPANSCVVVG